A window from Patescibacteria group bacterium encodes these proteins:
- a CDS encoding MBL fold metallo-hydrolase: MTIRKYLHSCLVVEEAGKRLLIDPGDFCFIEGLIKPEDIGPVDGILITHKHADHCDVDALRRILALRTAPIYTNAEVAAVLAVEGLAATVVKEGTTFEVANFQVEAVHAPHGQIPAVAPDNTGYLINKKLFHPGDSLDFSIPEGIELLALPVAAPWLRIVDSLEKAKGVKPKAVLPIHDAFVKDFMRHKLPRLCQTILEPEGIAVHTLELGESLDI; encoded by the coding sequence ATGACAATTCGCAAATACCTACATTCCTGTTTGGTTGTAGAAGAAGCCGGTAAACGGTTACTTATTGACCCCGGGGACTTCTGCTTTATTGAGGGACTCATAAAGCCAGAAGATATTGGCCCAGTTGATGGCATCTTGATTACGCATAAGCATGCGGATCATTGCGATGTGGACGCACTGCGCCGCATTCTTGCTTTGCGAACTGCACCTATTTATACGAACGCTGAAGTTGCGGCTGTGTTGGCTGTTGAAGGATTAGCGGCAACTGTGGTTAAAGAAGGCACGACATTTGAAGTAGCGAATTTTCAAGTTGAGGCCGTCCACGCGCCGCACGGTCAGATTCCTGCAGTGGCACCAGACAACACTGGGTATCTCATCAATAAGAAACTTTTTCACCCAGGGGACTCACTTGATTTTTCAATTCCCGAAGGCATCGAATTGCTAGCTCTACCTGTAGCAGCGCCTTGGTTACGCATAGTGGACAGTTTGGAGAAAGCGAAAGGAGTGAAGCCGAAAGCGGTGTTGCCAATTCATGACGCTTTTGTAAAAGATTTTATGAGGCACAAACTACCTCGACTGTGCCAAACCATCCTTGAGCCTGAAGGCATTGCCGTGCATACGCTTGAGCTTGGCGAATCATTAGATATATAA
- a CDS encoding carbohydrate kinase family protein, producing MKTEYDVVVGCSVNPSIVWPEHDRGTSGEKNPGGYYMELSGTSADVALALGRAGMSAHLVGAVGPADDPFDDYLRREVDRLGLSATLLSLRAQNALASVEPMSGRALSAKPPIVHFEASEVRTTLDSISADVRIATGVMADPSEVRLAQMLLGHTAKLRILNPRQALIADSDMFISLLSNANWLIMNRHEAEAWERQGQRIVDLVDGYGQEVVVVTKDKDGAELWTPHCHLTLPAFDAGPVVHTTGAGDCFLAYFLVGFLRGGEMFDAGLRLATVAAGIKTTMPGTTSSPTLEGVYQRLGEYDFDSVVSVSRR from the coding sequence TTGAAAACTGAATATGATGTGGTGGTGGGGTGTTCGGTAAATCCCTCCATCGTTTGGCCTGAACATGATCGGGGTACGTCCGGGGAGAAGAACCCTGGTGGGTACTACATGGAACTCAGCGGTACATCGGCCGATGTTGCTCTGGCGTTGGGGCGAGCTGGTATGTCCGCCCACCTTGTCGGTGCCGTTGGCCCGGCTGACGATCCGTTTGACGATTACCTTCGTAGGGAAGTTGATCGTTTGGGTCTTTCAGCAACGCTGTTGTCGTTGCGTGCACAGAATGCGCTCGCCAGTGTCGAACCGATGAGTGGCCGAGCGTTGTCAGCGAAGCCGCCAATCGTTCACTTCGAAGCTTCCGAGGTACGGACGACACTCGATTCGATATCTGCCGATGTGCGCATCGCTACTGGCGTAATGGCTGATCCGAGTGAGGTGCGTCTTGCCCAAATGCTGCTCGGTCACACAGCGAAGCTTCGGATACTCAATCCGAGGCAGGCGTTGATCGCAGATAGTGACATGTTCATTTCGTTACTCAGCAACGCCAACTGGTTGATCATGAACCGTCACGAGGCGGAAGCATGGGAGCGTCAGGGTCAGCGAATTGTTGATTTGGTTGACGGATACGGGCAAGAGGTTGTCGTTGTGACGAAAGACAAAGATGGAGCTGAACTCTGGACTCCTCATTGTCATCTCACATTACCGGCGTTCGATGCTGGGCCAGTCGTCCATACAACCGGAGCGGGGGATTGTTTCCTGGCGTACTTTCTCGTCGGATTCCTTCGAGGTGGTGAGATGTTCGACGCTGGATTGCGCCTTGCAACAGTGGCGGCAGGCATTAAAACCACGATGCCTGGGACAACCAGCTCACCGACGCTTGAAGGCGTATACCAGCGACTTGGTGAGTATGACTTTGATTCCGTTGTCAGTGTGAGCCGTCGCTAA
- a CDS encoding NUDIX domain-containing protein, with the protein MGTPVSTVREILAILGPDHISTGAVIRQVVDGSERVFLMQAEDGTTWQLPRMRRIPGETLESTLVRGIRHAAGLEALPIRYLGHLHHVSEVYGETIIEQTHYYLADCDCPSDEQPPGMFIPFSEALQRLEASPLVKAEGRILQMATVLSPTER; encoded by the coding sequence ATGGGTACGCCTGTAAGCACTGTGCGAGAAATTCTGGCCATCCTCGGACCAGACCATATTTCGACTGGCGCCGTTATTCGACAAGTAGTTGATGGCAGTGAGCGTGTCTTCTTGATGCAAGCAGAGGACGGCACAACCTGGCAGCTGCCACGCATGAGGCGCATTCCAGGCGAAACATTAGAGTCAACATTGGTGCGAGGAATACGTCACGCTGCTGGACTTGAGGCCTTGCCGATTCGTTACCTCGGCCATCTGCACCACGTAAGCGAAGTATACGGCGAAACGATAATTGAACAGACCCATTACTACTTAGCCGATTGTGATTGCCCAAGTGACGAGCAACCACCTGGCATGTTCATCCCTTTCAGCGAAGCGCTGCAACGTCTTGAGGCTTCTCCTCTGGTCAAAGCCGAGGGGAGAATCCTCCAGATGGCGACCGTTCTTTCGCCAACTGAAAGGTAA
- a CDS encoding helix-turn-helix domain-containing protein, with protein MDSKRISDILKTLGFSEKAALVYLTLLRLGPSAVRVIAEASGLNRGTTYDILKELIAAGLVSYFHKEKRQHFVAEDPAKLLHVVESRKQALVTTGIAVSEMIPELKALLNNATDKPVTAYYEGAVAVKGVLKDVIATSAVSASKEYVVYSSATIRPHLYEMYPRYSDDRIAAGVKVRVIALGKGGDTRGLDERKWLTQDESAPTYKLIYPGKIALITVAPNSELRAVVVADSNLAATERLIFDELWVRL; from the coding sequence ATGGACAGTAAAAGAATTTCAGACATTTTGAAAACCCTGGGCTTTAGCGAGAAAGCTGCCTTGGTTTACCTGACACTACTCCGTCTTGGCCCTAGCGCGGTTCGAGTCATTGCAGAAGCATCAGGCCTCAACAGGGGAACAACGTATGACATCTTAAAAGAGCTTATTGCGGCTGGACTTGTTTCATACTTTCATAAAGAGAAACGACAGCATTTTGTGGCCGAAGACCCAGCAAAGCTCTTGCATGTCGTTGAGTCTCGGAAGCAAGCGCTTGTTACAACCGGTATTGCAGTGAGCGAGATGATTCCAGAGTTGAAGGCGCTGTTGAATAACGCAACTGACAAACCAGTCACTGCATATTATGAAGGGGCAGTAGCAGTGAAAGGAGTCTTGAAAGATGTCATCGCAACGAGCGCAGTGAGTGCGAGTAAAGAATACGTCGTTTATTCCTCGGCCACGATTCGTCCGCATTTATATGAGATGTATCCGCGATATTCTGATGACCGCATTGCGGCTGGGGTGAAGGTGCGAGTCATTGCCCTTGGTAAGGGCGGGGACACAAGAGGATTAGACGAGCGAAAGTGGTTAACGCAAGACGAAAGTGCACCAACCTACAAGCTAATTTATCCGGGTAAGATTGCGCTTATCACGGTTGCACCAAACAGCGAACTACGAGCAGTGGTCGTTGCTGACAGTAACCTGGCCGCCACAGAACGCCTTATATTTGACGAGCTATGGGTACGCCTGTAA
- a CDS encoding DHH family phosphoesterase gives MLDVNQQILERLKGAKRVLITCKQDMHVDSLAACLAMYLVLQKLGVPAEIVVGGPHPTVDRCKFLPKSSEIVCDGRSLKNLVIHISPKGGKLRDFRYEVENGTLKIFVAPSAGEVVPGDVRSEVVHPNHDLIVVLDTQDLNSLGQVYTDHADFFYKTPIINIDHNPANEQFGEINLVDIKAVSTTELIFRLLETLGDDHLDADVATALLAGMIAKTESFKSGSVTPRALMIASELVQRGARRDEIVQNLYRTHDIKTLRLWGRVLARLQHDEKRRIVWSLVTRDDFEKSGTAEEQLPGIIDELITTTPDARTVGLLYERSDGAIGGWLKTDPNYSAVELTKEWGGVGSKVLARFTIPGASIKDAEKELNKIFSGLPV, from the coding sequence ATGCTCGACGTTAATCAGCAAATTCTCGAACGCCTAAAAGGCGCCAAACGCGTGCTTATCACCTGCAAACAGGATATGCACGTTGATTCATTGGCGGCATGCTTGGCTATGTATTTGGTACTTCAGAAGCTTGGTGTACCAGCAGAGATTGTGGTGGGTGGCCCACACCCAACTGTTGACCGTTGCAAATTTTTACCGAAATCAAGCGAAATTGTTTGCGACGGGCGCAGTTTAAAAAATTTGGTCATTCATATTTCGCCGAAAGGTGGGAAGCTGCGGGATTTTCGTTATGAGGTAGAGAACGGAACGTTGAAGATTTTTGTGGCCCCCTCGGCCGGAGAGGTAGTGCCTGGGGATGTGCGGTCTGAGGTCGTCCACCCTAATCACGACCTCATTGTGGTGCTGGATACGCAAGACCTTAATTCGCTTGGGCAAGTGTACACAGATCATGCCGATTTCTTTTATAAAACACCCATCATTAACATTGACCACAATCCCGCGAACGAACAGTTCGGTGAGATAAACCTGGTTGATATTAAGGCCGTATCCACGACCGAACTCATATTTCGTTTACTGGAAACGTTGGGTGATGATCATTTAGACGCCGATGTCGCGACGGCGTTGCTCGCCGGCATGATAGCCAAGACAGAAAGTTTTAAGTCTGGTTCAGTAACACCCCGAGCACTGATGATAGCTTCGGAGCTCGTGCAGCGCGGCGCTCGGCGCGACGAGATTGTGCAGAATTTATACAGAACGCATGACATAAAAACGTTGCGTTTATGGGGGCGGGTATTGGCACGACTGCAGCATGATGAAAAACGACGAATCGTTTGGTCACTGGTTACTCGAGATGATTTTGAGAAATCAGGCACTGCGGAAGAACAGTTGCCCGGTATAATTGATGAACTCATTACAACAACGCCCGACGCTCGGACGGTTGGCTTACTCTATGAGCGTAGTGACGGCGCTATTGGTGGTTGGTTAAAGACTGACCCAAATTACAGTGCGGTTGAGCTAACGAAGGAGTGGGGTGGGGTAGGCTCAAAGGTTTTAGCTCGCTTTACTATTCCAGGCGCGAGTATCAAAGACGCAGAAAAAGAACTGAACAAAATATTTTCAGGCCTACCAGTCTAA
- a CDS encoding valine--tRNA ligase: MQETSSTTEANELLPKTYDPSTVETSVYEAWEKSGAFSPKEGNAEPFVMSLPPPNATGTLHLGHSVMLSIQDVLARYHRLRGEPTLWVPGTDHAAIATQNVVEKQIWEAEKKTRHDIGREELLKRIDAFVVGSQDTMRKQMRRMGASLDWSRERFTLDTGLSRCVSLVFKMMYDDGLIYRGNRIVNWCTRCQTTLADDEVNYKEEQVPFYHFKFGPFSIGTVRPETKLGDKYVVVHPTDERYIEYHGLKKTIPWISDDVEMTVLADEAADPTMGSGAMTITPQHSFVDFDIAGRHNLTVNENIIGLDGTLTSAAGEFAGLTVKEARKKFVEILTAKGLVEKIDEDYVHNVSVCYRCATPVEPLVSKQWFVAVNKPFKLKRNTLNYKKDSLVTLKVLCLAAVNDADPGLSVDDEFQRNVRDQILFEQFSKPEVTELRSKQAINIIPERFQKIYLNWITNLHDWCISRQIWYGHRIPVWYDITDPKNENGIFHYRSGIVFKLFDTEANTFLTWSQDALKKGESIPTWAQFGEVRIINFAMANLLNKNFGLSWTDIKADAEVKTHNLPDKSEIVTQKMYSLDSKYIQDPDTLDTWFSSGMWTFSTLLSSDGDTATLDSWRETSPDVKRFHPTTVLETGYDIIFFWVARMILMTTYALNEVPFKTVYLHGLVKDREGRKMSKSLGNGIDPIAMIEKYGADSLRLSMVVGTTPGNDFRLFEEKIAGYRNFVNKLWNISRFILTTTKATTAAPTPTTTADHWILAEFAETNRLVTTHIEAFRFSAAAEALYEFTWAKLADWYVEVAKIEGAKDAILRSILKDLLILWHPFTPFITEHLWAKLHTEPSQLISYEWPKPLEGASTEEHQNFQWLQAIITAARDLRQELGNAPGVTVYLLSSNSTLAASPLIQKMARVEVSLVTELPEAATLRRTVPTGTIAAIPSVASKTLRDEERIELERYIALLESRLEDEAFRSRAPAAIVKKEEERLHDAKERFNSLIG; encoded by the coding sequence ATGCAGGAAACAAGCAGCACAACAGAAGCAAACGAATTGCTGCCAAAAACCTACGACCCATCAACGGTTGAAACGAGCGTGTACGAAGCGTGGGAGAAAAGTGGCGCATTTTCTCCAAAGGAAGGTAATGCTGAGCCGTTTGTCATGAGTCTCCCACCACCGAACGCGACCGGCACCCTACACCTTGGGCATTCAGTCATGCTCTCTATTCAAGATGTCCTGGCTCGTTATCACCGTTTGCGAGGTGAGCCAACACTCTGGGTGCCCGGCACCGATCACGCCGCCATTGCGACGCAGAACGTTGTTGAAAAACAAATCTGGGAAGCGGAAAAGAAAACGAGGCACGACATTGGTCGAGAAGAACTCCTCAAACGCATCGACGCATTTGTTGTTGGTTCGCAAGACACGATGCGGAAACAAATGCGGCGTATGGGTGCCTCGCTCGATTGGTCGCGTGAACGCTTTACGCTGGATACCGGCCTGTCGCGATGCGTATCGCTCGTTTTCAAAATGATGTACGACGACGGCCTCATCTATCGAGGCAACCGTATCGTGAATTGGTGCACTCGCTGTCAAACAACATTAGCTGACGACGAGGTAAACTATAAAGAAGAGCAGGTCCCCTTTTACCACTTCAAGTTCGGACCATTTAGCATCGGCACGGTTCGTCCGGAAACAAAATTGGGCGACAAATATGTCGTCGTGCACCCAACAGACGAACGCTACATTGAGTATCACGGCCTCAAAAAAACCATTCCGTGGATTAGCGACGACGTTGAAATGACAGTACTCGCAGACGAAGCGGCCGACCCAACAATGGGTTCTGGTGCCATGACCATCACGCCGCAACATTCCTTTGTTGACTTCGATATAGCCGGTCGGCACAACCTTACCGTAAACGAAAATATCATTGGGCTAGACGGCACCCTGACATCCGCCGCTGGTGAATTCGCTGGACTCACTGTGAAAGAGGCACGTAAAAAATTCGTGGAGATTCTTACGGCCAAAGGTTTAGTTGAAAAAATAGACGAAGATTACGTTCACAATGTTTCGGTTTGCTACCGTTGCGCTACACCTGTGGAACCACTCGTTTCAAAGCAGTGGTTCGTTGCCGTGAACAAACCATTTAAATTGAAGAGAAACACTTTAAATTATAAAAAAGACAGTCTGGTTACGCTTAAGGTCCTTTGCCTTGCTGCGGTAAATGATGCAGACCCTGGACTTAGTGTTGACGACGAGTTTCAAAGAAACGTACGTGACCAAATTTTATTTGAACAATTTTCTAAGCCCGAAGTTACAGAGCTTCGCTCTAAGCAGGCAATTAACATTATACCGGAGCGATTTCAAAAAATTTATCTGAATTGGATTACAAATTTGCACGACTGGTGCATCTCCAGGCAAATCTGGTACGGACATCGGATCCCGGTTTGGTATGATATAACCGATCCAAAAAATGAGAACGGCATTTTTCATTACAGAAGCGGGATTGTTTTCAAACTGTTTGATACTGAAGCAAACACCTTCTTAACATGGAGCCAAGACGCCTTAAAGAAAGGTGAATCTATTCCTACGTGGGCTCAATTTGGAGAAGTAAGAATTATTAACTTCGCAATGGCCAATCTTCTTAATAAAAATTTTGGCTTGAGCTGGACTGATATAAAAGCTGACGCAGAAGTAAAAACACATAATTTGCCAGACAAAAGCGAGATTGTAACACAAAAAATGTACTCTCTTGATTCGAAATATATCCAAGACCCAGACACGCTCGACACATGGTTCTCGTCTGGTATGTGGACGTTCTCAACACTGCTCAGTAGCGACGGCGACACAGCGACGTTAGACAGCTGGCGAGAAACATCACCCGACGTAAAACGGTTTCACCCAACAACAGTCCTTGAAACAGGCTACGACATTATCTTCTTCTGGGTTGCCAGGATGATTCTCATGACCACGTATGCACTGAATGAAGTGCCGTTTAAAACCGTGTACCTGCACGGGCTGGTAAAAGATCGCGAAGGTCGCAAGATGAGTAAGTCGCTCGGTAACGGCATTGATCCCATTGCGATGATTGAAAAGTATGGGGCCGACTCGCTACGTCTCTCTATGGTTGTCGGCACGACACCAGGAAACGACTTCCGCCTCTTTGAAGAAAAAATCGCCGGCTACCGAAATTTCGTAAACAAACTTTGGAATATTAGCCGCTTTATTCTCACCACCACCAAAGCTACAACAGCTGCCCCAACCCCAACCACTACGGCTGACCACTGGATTCTCGCCGAGTTCGCAGAAACAAATCGTCTGGTCACAACGCACATCGAAGCATTCCGGTTTTCTGCGGCTGCCGAAGCCCTGTATGAGTTCACCTGGGCCAAACTGGCTGATTGGTACGTTGAAGTTGCAAAAATTGAAGGTGCGAAAGATGCCATCTTGCGTTCCATTCTCAAAGATTTACTCATCCTCTGGCACCCGTTCACCCCGTTTATTACCGAACACCTTTGGGCAAAACTGCACACTGAACCGAGTCAACTTATTTCTTATGAGTGGCCGAAACCATTGGAAGGCGCGAGCACCGAAGAACATCAAAACTTCCAATGGCTTCAGGCAATTATTACCGCGGCTCGTGACCTCCGCCAGGAACTAGGCAATGCACCGGGCGTAACCGTGTACCTGCTCTCTAGTAACAGCACACTCGCCGCCAGTCCGCTTATTCAAAAAATGGCTCGGGTGGAAGTCTCGCTGGTCACTGAACTGCCCGAGGCGGCAACGCTTCGCCGCACTGTGCCTACTGGCACTATCGCCGCCATCCCCTCAGTAGCTTCTAAGACCTTACGAGACGAAGAACGAATTGAGCTTGAACGCTATATTGCTTTGCTTGAAAGCCGCCTCGAAGACGAGGCGTTCCGCTCTCGGGCGCCGGCTGCTATTGTAAAGAAGGAAGAGGAACGCTTGCACGACGCCAAAGAACGTTTTAACAGTCTTATTGGCTAG
- the tyrS gene encoding tyrosine--tRNA ligase, which yields MPKIKTDPKIIHRLLTRGVETVYPTKEALEKVLLSGKKLRIFHGIDPTGKLHIGHSVSLRKLRQFQDLGHEVIVLIGDFTARIGDPTDKSATRQALSKREVLQNAHDYKKIIGKILDLKKTNVRFLHNEKWTNKLKPENLLELASSFTVSRLLERDMFQNRIKEGKEIRVHEFLYPIFQAYDSVTMDVDIEIGGNDQTFNMLAGRTLLRKLKDKEKFVLAMKLLTNADGKKMGKTEGVKINLDSAATDMYGMLMAVPDTSIIDFFTLCTDESDEEIEKMRRVLASSSSNPRDLKMKLARTIVALYHNVKEAKKAEANFVNVFQNKEQPESIPTVKLTKWPKTILQALVVSGLATSMSEARRYVVQGGVRIADSVVTDPNAMLPASPVIISRGKRHYCRLQKQ from the coding sequence ATGCCTAAAATCAAAACGGACCCAAAAATAATTCATCGTCTACTCACTCGTGGTGTAGAAACTGTTTACCCTACAAAAGAGGCTTTAGAGAAAGTTTTGTTATCGGGTAAAAAGTTGCGGATTTTTCATGGCATTGATCCGACCGGTAAGCTACACATTGGACACAGTGTCAGCTTGAGGAAACTTCGACAATTTCAGGACTTGGGGCACGAGGTTATTGTGCTCATTGGAGACTTTACGGCTCGCATTGGCGACCCGACCGATAAAAGCGCGACGAGGCAAGCATTGTCTAAGCGTGAGGTGCTTCAGAACGCTCACGACTATAAAAAAATAATTGGTAAAATTTTAGATCTAAAGAAAACAAACGTCCGTTTTCTGCACAACGAAAAATGGACGAATAAGTTAAAGCCCGAGAACTTACTCGAGCTGGCGTCTTCGTTTACCGTTTCACGCCTCTTAGAACGGGACATGTTCCAAAACAGAATTAAAGAGGGCAAAGAAATACGCGTCCACGAATTTCTCTACCCAATTTTTCAAGCCTACGACAGCGTTACCATGGATGTCGATATTGAAATTGGTGGTAACGACCAAACATTTAACATGCTGGCTGGGCGAACACTGCTGAGAAAGTTAAAAGACAAAGAAAAATTTGTTTTGGCAATGAAGCTGTTAACGAATGCCGACGGCAAAAAAATGGGCAAAACCGAGGGTGTAAAAATCAATCTTGACTCCGCTGCTACTGACATGTACGGAATGCTGATGGCTGTGCCCGACACTTCTATTATCGACTTCTTTACATTGTGTACCGATGAATCGGACGAAGAAATAGAAAAAATGAGGCGAGTACTCGCGTCTAGTTCATCAAACCCGCGCGACCTTAAAATGAAGTTGGCTCGAACAATTGTTGCGCTCTACCACAACGTGAAAGAAGCCAAAAAGGCGGAAGCAAATTTTGTAAACGTATTCCAAAATAAAGAGCAACCTGAATCAATTCCCACAGTCAAACTGACAAAGTGGCCAAAGACAATTCTTCAGGCGCTCGTTGTCTCAGGCCTCGCAACCAGTATGAGTGAGGCGCGACGCTACGTTGTGCAAGGTGGTGTACGCATTGCTGACAGTGTGGTCACCGACCCAAATGCAATGCTCCCCGCTTCTCCGGTCATCATCAGCCGCGGCAAGCGACATTATTGCCGACTTCAAAAACAGTAA
- the argS gene encoding arginine--tRNA ligase produces MNALQIAKAELITVLAAHDYSVTAHEVIIPEASLGDLALACFSIAKKHSVPPPQAAKQTTELINSYVAATPDSLLSGATAVGPYLNITLRRSAFAALITVDNDLLATIRQEKPERLLVEFISPNTNKPLHIGHLRNACLGWSISELLKAEGHEVIRAEIINDRGVHIMKSLLAYERWGNSQTPETANKKSDHFVGDYYVQFANEAKQNPDLDAEVLTYLQRWEAGDEALRKLWQQMNTWAEEGQTTTCKRLGIAFDRVDYESNIYEAGRKLVEEAAAAGLATKKDDGSIVAPITTASEEGPKEKVLLRGDGTTVYITQDLALAALRMQELRPARMLFVVAQEQDYHFTVLFELLERFHVVSRDNVEHVSYHLVSLPEGRMKSREGTVADIDPLLDELMLLAKTELKNRTTELTEAEYNARAETIALAAAKFYMLSVRPSSDITFNPKESLSFTGKTGPYLLYTHARLRSILRKAGAAAGAQTPATLTDAEWGVIKTIGLLPETVSFAAKHRDPSRIADYAYTLARAIAAFYEADPVLTADEATRTWRLTLLTKADSALVTALSLLGIQTLEEM; encoded by the coding sequence ATGAACGCGCTCCAGATTGCTAAAGCAGAACTCATAACAGTCCTCGCTGCACATGATTATTCAGTGACAGCGCACGAGGTCATTATTCCTGAAGCGAGTCTGGGGGACCTGGCGCTCGCCTGCTTCTCTATTGCAAAAAAACACAGTGTGCCACCACCGCAAGCTGCCAAACAAACGACTGAGCTTATAAACAGCTACGTCGCCGCAACACCAGATTCGTTGCTAAGTGGCGCCACCGCCGTTGGACCGTACCTCAATATAACCTTGCGACGGTCAGCCTTTGCGGCGCTCATCACCGTCGACAATGATTTATTAGCCACAATACGCCAAGAAAAACCGGAGCGATTGCTGGTTGAGTTTATTTCGCCAAATACCAATAAGCCCCTGCACATTGGACACCTCAGAAACGCCTGCCTTGGCTGGAGCATTAGTGAACTACTCAAAGCAGAGGGGCATGAGGTAATCCGAGCTGAAATTATTAACGACCGCGGTGTTCATATAATGAAATCCCTCTTGGCGTACGAACGCTGGGGCAACAGCCAAACACCGGAAACCGCAAACAAAAAATCGGACCACTTCGTGGGCGACTACTATGTGCAGTTTGCCAATGAAGCAAAACAAAACCCAGACCTCGACGCTGAAGTCTTAACGTATCTACAGCGCTGGGAAGCTGGCGACGAAGCACTAAGAAAACTTTGGCAGCAAATGAACACCTGGGCAGAAGAGGGTCAAACGACCACCTGTAAAAGGCTCGGTATAGCTTTTGACCGCGTTGACTACGAAAGTAACATTTACGAAGCGGGTCGAAAACTTGTTGAAGAAGCCGCTGCAGCAGGGCTAGCGACAAAAAAAGACGACGGCTCGATTGTCGCCCCTATCACCACCGCTTCCGAAGAAGGACCAAAAGAAAAGGTGCTGCTGCGAGGTGATGGTACAACGGTCTACATCACCCAAGACTTAGCATTAGCGGCGCTCAGAATGCAGGAGCTTCGTCCAGCCCGCATGCTGTTTGTTGTGGCGCAGGAACAAGATTATCACTTTACCGTACTCTTTGAGCTACTAGAACGGTTCCATGTTGTGTCGCGCGATAATGTTGAACACGTCAGCTACCACCTCGTTTCACTCCCGGAAGGTAGAATGAAATCACGAGAAGGTACAGTGGCAGACATTGATCCCCTGCTTGACGAACTCATGCTCCTTGCAAAAACAGAACTTAAAAACAGAACCACTGAACTAACCGAAGCTGAGTACAACGCCCGGGCCGAAACTATTGCGCTAGCTGCGGCAAAGTTTTACATGCTCTCTGTTCGGCCGTCCTCAGATATAACCTTTAACCCGAAAGAGTCTTTAAGTTTCACGGGGAAAACCGGTCCTTATCTTCTCTACACGCATGCCCGACTACGAAGCATTCTTCGCAAAGCCGGTGCGGCTGCTGGTGCTCAAACTCCAGCGACGTTAACTGATGCAGAATGGGGCGTTATAAAAACAATCGGGCTTTTACCAGAAACGGTTTCCTTCGCGGCCAAGCATCGTGATCCGTCACGCATCGCTGACTATGCGTACACCTTAGCGCGCGCTATTGCCGCCTTCTATGAAGCCGATCCAGTGCTGACGGCCGACGAAGCAACCCGCACGTGGCGGCTGACGCTACTCACCAAAGCCGACAGCGCACTCGTTACCGCCTTGTCGCTCCTCGGTATACAAACACTCGAAGAAATGTAA
- the lgt gene encoding prolipoprotein diacylglyceryl transferase, with protein sequence MSLLTFFHTYLPSPIITTVGALQLHWYGFFYLLSFLVGYGLLVHRLQKLKAEGNAATRILYDRLPGFAAGLIVSGIIGARLYHVATQWSYYQANLSEIPFLNHGGLAIHGGLLAGAIYIVWFSRRHLQPYLKPTAAFLFTADLLAPVVLLGQAIGRWGNYFNQELFGLPTSLPWGIPIALTHRPVLYTAATHFHPVFFYEFLWDILGAAVLFLLQKIKSKRTLPGNGHIFSMYLIWMGLGRTLVELLRIEPTLMFFDIRIHLLTAIALTAAGIAFFTVAQMQNRTV encoded by the coding sequence ATGTCGCTTCTCACCTTTTTTCACACCTACCTCCCCTCACCCATCATTACAACCGTTGGGGCATTACAACTGCACTGGTACGGTTTTTTTTATTTGCTAAGCTTCCTCGTTGGCTACGGATTGCTTGTTCACCGGCTGCAAAAGCTCAAGGCCGAGGGCAATGCAGCTACTAGAATACTCTACGACCGACTCCCCGGCTTTGCTGCTGGGCTAATTGTAAGCGGCATTATCGGCGCTCGACTGTATCACGTAGCAACACAGTGGTCGTATTATCAAGCCAACCTCTCTGAAATTCCTTTCCTCAATCACGGTGGGCTAGCCATTCACGGCGGACTCTTAGCAGGTGCCATATACATTGTTTGGTTTTCTCGTCGACACCTTCAACCATACCTGAAACCAACAGCTGCATTTTTATTTACTGCCGACCTCTTGGCGCCCGTTGTGCTTCTCGGCCAAGCCATTGGCCGTTGGGGTAACTACTTCAATCAAGAACTGTTTGGTTTACCAACAAGCTTGCCGTGGGGTATTCCCATTGCGCTCACCCACCGACCAGTGCTTTATACTGCAGCTACCCACTTTCACCCAGTATTTTTTTATGAATTTCTTTGGGACATACTAGGCGCCGCGGTTCTTTTTCTATTACAAAAGATAAAATCAAAAAGAACGCTGCCTGGCAATGGGCATATTTTCTCGATGTATCTTATCTGGATGGGTCTTGGCCGAACGCTCGTTGAATTATTGCGGATTGAGCCAACGCTCATGTTCTTTGATATTCGAATTCACCTACTTACCGCAATCGCCTTAACAGCAGCTGGTATAGCTTTCTTTACTGTTGCCCAAATGCAAAATCGGACTGTATAA